One Urocitellus parryii isolate mUroPar1 chromosome 9, mUroPar1.hap1, whole genome shotgun sequence DNA segment encodes these proteins:
- the Ivns1abp gene encoding influenza virus NS1A-binding protein: protein MIPNGYLMFEDENFIESSVAKLNALRKSGQFCDVRLQVCGHEMLAHRAVLACCSPYLFEIFNSDSDPHGVSHVKFDDLNPEAVEVLLNYAYTAQLKADKELVKDVYSAAKKLKMDRVKQVCGDYLLSRMDITSCISYRNFASCMGDSRLLNKVDAYIQEHLLQISEEEEFLKLPRLKLEVMLEDNVCLPSNGKLYTKVINWVQRSIWENGDSLEELMEEVQTLYYSADHKLLDGNLLDGQAEVFGSDDDHIQFVQKKPPRENGHKQISSSSTGCLSSPNATVQSPKHEWKIVASEKTSNNTYLCLAVLDGIFCVIFLHGRNSPQSSPTSTPKLVKSLSFEMQPDELIEKPMSPMQYARSGLGTAEMNGKLIAAGGYNREECLRTVECYDPHTDHWSFLAPMRTPRARFQMAVLMGQLYVVGGSNGHSDDLSCGEMYDPNIDDWTPVPELRTNRCNAGVCALNGKLYIVGGSDPYGQKGLKNCDVFDPVTKSWTSCAPLNIRRHQSAVCELGGYLYIIGGAESWNCLNTVERYNPENNTWTLIAPMNVARRGAGVAVLDGKLFVGGGFDGSHAISCVEMYDPTRNEWKMMGNMTSPRSNAGITTVGSTIYAVGGFDGNEFLNTVEVYNLESNEWSPYTKIFQF from the exons atgaTTCCCAATGGATATTTGATGTTTGAAGATGAAAATTTTATTGAGTCTTCTGTTGCCAAATTAAATGCCCTGAGGAAAAGTGGCCAGTTCTGTGATGTTCGACTTCAG gTCTGTGGTCATGAGATGTTAGCACACAGAGCAGTACTAGCTTGTTGCAGTCCctatttatttgaaatctttaatAGTGATAGTGATCCTCATGGAGTTTCTCATGTTAAATTTGATGATCTCAATCCAGAAGCTGTTGAAGTCTTGTTGAATTATGCCTACACTGCTCA gttGAAAGCTGATAAGGAATTGGTGAAAGATGTTTATTCTGCAGCAAAAAAGCTGAAGATGGACCGAGTAAAGCAG gtTTGTGGTGATTATTTACTGTCTCGGATGGATATTACCAGCTGCATCTCTTACCGAAATTTTGCAAGTTGTATGGGAGACTCCCGTTTGTTGAATAAGGTTGATGCTTATATTCAGGAGCATTTGTTACAAATTTCAGAAGAGGAAGAATTTCTTAAGCTTCCCCGACTAAAG TTGGAGGTAATGCTAGAAGATAATGTTTGCTTGCCCAGCAATGGCAAATTGTATACAAAGGTAATCAACTGGGTGCAGCGTAGCATCTGGGAGAATGGAGACAGTCTGGAAGAGCTGATGGAAGAG GTTCAAACCTTGTACTACTCAGCTGATCACAAGCTGCTTGATGGGAACCTACTAGATGGACAGGCTGAGGTCTTTGGCAGTGATGATGACCACATTCAGTTTGTGCAG AAAAAGCCACCACGTGAGAATGGCCATAAGCAGATAAGTAGCAGTTCCACTGGATGTCTCTCTTCTCCAAATGCTACAGTACAAAGCCCTAAGCATGAGTGGAAAATCGTTGCTTCGGAGAAGACTTCAA ATAACACTTACTTGTGCCTAGCTGTGCTGGATGGTATCTTCTGTGTGATCTTCCTTCATGGTCGAAATAGCCCACAGAGCTCACCAACAAGTACTCCAAAACTAGTCAAGAGTTTAAGCTTTGAGATGCAGCCAGATGAACTAATAGAAAAGCCCATGTCTCCCATGCAGTATGCACGATCTGGTTTGGGTACAGCAGAGATGAATGGCAAACTCATAGCTGCAG GTGGCTATAACAGAGAAGAATGTCTTCGAACAGTTGAATGCTATGATCCACATACAGATCATTGGTCCTTCCTTGCTCCCATGAGAACGCCAAGAGCTCGATTTCAAATGGCTGTACTCATG GGTCAGCTCTATGTGGTAGGTGGATCAAACGGCCACTCAGATGACCTGAGTTGTGGAGAGATGTATGATCCAAACATCGATGACTGGACTCCTGTTCCAGAGTTGAGAACTAATCGTTGTAATGCAG GAGTGTGTGCTCTCAATGGAAagttatacattgttggtggctCTGATCCATATGGTCAAAAGGGGCTGAAAAATTGTGATGTATTTGATCCTGTAACAAAGTCATGGACAAGCTGTGCTCCTCTTAACATTc GTAGACACCAGTCTGCAGTCTGTGAACTTGGTGGTTATCTGTACATAATTGGAGGTGCAGAGTCTTGGAATTGTCTGAACACAGTAGAACGTTACAATCCTGAAAATAACACCTGGACTTTAATTGCACCCATGAATGTAGCGAGGCGAGGAGCTGGGGTAGCTGTTCTTGATG gaaAACTGTTTGTAGGTGGTGGTTTTGATGGTTCTCACGCTATCAGTTGTGTGGAGATGTATGATCCAACTAGAAATGAATGGAAGATGATGGGAAATATGACTTCACCAAGGAGCAATGCTGGGATCACAACTGTAGGGAGTACCATTTATGCAGTGGGAGGATTTGATGGCAATGAATTTTTGAATACGGTCGAAGTCTATAACCTTGAGTCAAATGAGTGGAGCCCTTACACAAAGATTTTCCAGTTTTAA